GAAGGTGGTTTCAGCGAGGACATTCCGTTCAAACTCTCAGCTCTAATAGTTTCATCTCAGTTTTGGCCAACGTTTAAGAAGGAAACGATGGATCTCCCTCCAGCGATACAGAAAGTGTTCGATAAGTACACGAAGAGCTATGAGGCATACAAGGCTAACCGAACCCTACAGTGGACACCGCTAAATGGTAAGGTTTGCATAACGATCGAAAACGACGGAAAAGTACAAGAGATGCAGGTCACTCCGGCTCAAGCAGCAATAGCTATCCACTTCAGCGAACAATGTAAGTGACAGCATCCCATAATCATAGTACAatattccttctcctctttaatgatttcgattcgtttgTTCTACCTTTGCAGCCCAATGGGAATTGGATCTTTTGGCCCAGAAAATGAACATGCCCCCCATCGTACTCCGCAAACGGTTGGTTTTCTGGCAGTCGCACGGGCTGATCCGCGAAGCCCAGGAAAATTTGTTCGTACTCGTGGACAAGAGTGACGAATCGGCGAAGCTAGCGGATCAGCTGCTATCTCAACAGGATAATAtgtgcgaggaggaggaagtggagaGTGCAATGGAATCGGCCAGCGATCAGCGGGAGGAGGAACTGCAGGTGTTCTGGTCTTACATCGAAGCGATGTTAACCAACCTTGATTCGCTGCCACTCGACCGTATTCATCAGATGTTGAAAATGTTCGCCTCCCAGGTGGACTTCACGCAGGACGAACTGAAAAACATCctgcagaagaaggtacgCGAACACAAGCTCGTGTACGCAGGCGGAGTATATCAGTTGCCGAAATCGTAGTTCCGTGTACTTGGTATTTCTGAAagatatattttttattataaaaactGGTCAATATAGTTCGGATCCAAACCTTCCgaattgattttgtttttcaccgcATTCAAAGGCACACCGAGGTGGATCATCTTGAAGTATAGATCATACTGAGCAtctggtttcgctttcgcggttGGTTCCGGCTCTTTTACCTCGACGGCGGTTTCTGCCGGATCGGATACTGCAGATTCTGCTGCGAGGGTGGAAGTTGGAGGCGTTTCAACCGGCTGATTACCACCCGATTGCTTTAGCACATCGATAGATGCTAGCTTTGCTTCCACGATCATCAGAGATGCTTCTAGGTTTTGTAATTTGTGTTCGAAGGTGACGAACCGGGTCTCGCAATCGGAAGCAAACTGGTTGAGGAATGTGACCGT
This sequence is a window from Anopheles darlingi chromosome 3, idAnoDarlMG_H_01, whole genome shotgun sequence. Protein-coding genes within it:
- the LOC125955218 gene encoding WASH complex subunit 3, with product MDTITVQKHELPPTSQKRMLAFINHFIVSTVTFLNQFASDCETRFVTFEHKLQNLEASLMIVEAKLASIDVLKQSGGNQPVETPPTSTLAAESAVSDPAETAVEVKEPEPTAKAKPDAQYDLYFKMIHLGVPLNAVKNKINSEGLDPNYIDQFL